One part of the Anopheles merus strain MAF chromosome 3L, AmerM5.1, whole genome shotgun sequence genome encodes these proteins:
- the LOC121598366 gene encoding anillin isoform X1, with protein sequence MDPFTQNILERAEKRAAALGITNTSKFPLSEFNYEADQQGGAAGASPKKKSVAKKHSAPKPPPPTTTVSTRTATDGERTTTVDIGGQDNCDLALEINITTSANLQVDLGVKELENDGSVKKQWEHNIVRALEGEKENSAEAKSVIRDQSRNQLQRLGTLYSETQDLSSPVHRTEGRFHEDVKQSSNKPKPKLAKLAMLADSINNWEDDTSHPDITHHRETIVPGRDRKSPISSCSTRQQSPRRGGETRTGASGSSAPGTGATPKKYPAPNPPKSILTATQKTGSNDGGEPSSGVTGKPAQTKSLKWDQKVMDTLESQGFQRRESTTSKLVYDYKEDKNGQKTDTYRAPVTASAVSSTSRERNTTQADQADAVKKSAPVSSSSQPKKVAVGAPKPAGGLVSGRAAMFEKSSGRRQSILKPGQKDPAEMSLKERMAIFEKNKGAALVPKAAFGISPSIRQITGQKEGSKSGSSGSGPMSCAAIQGSGFGSITQQAANSRAVAPASPQSKPKVDHDKTAPKVETKATGSAIRNTVEALMSDTSTISQSEISEEIRRMRQQEMEMLLNRFTKPADMSSDTIEYEAQPIPSAPPMPPEGYLTGSGRKQSKHSAEGNNGHGGPAAKRRSDGTNDSADVMAALDDVKRIRVGPTAKDGRMYPALSDIETTATESGDEGAVGDDYTTATVSGSEGSERAYRTCYGEAEDGERELAEEEEEYDEEEDNERHQYEVDEDDDSFMYSDDDEEANIANVSLGREILQAVKLNDRRTSRGRRQSQEWNQQDEVAQAQAPKGVSFSLDHSGVSDGTDPLEDSDLIDACLEEALVDEEEEEEDSEAFDTPRKSSVSSNSFSYQKHSARDRCATINEEESAKDPKSGANKRKSGTPRKSQVGTVDYSSPVRSELQVKPSKDDDDMVTLVHTVSFYRRQQQQNSMTPRKVPRTPVSMKMAATNSSPRAGTVDSTTADDSDAEEDVSSTAESTSTGTEEGEFLVQEKVKKLLDEVCKQQTIIAQASQALNLCAATIEFSGSTESAEGERHLLVATHRRQAILDEVQRLRVEGCLRPPGAPTEKGRLTVKEITLPLKQEYMRKLATDQISGHNLVCLLKYNETVLATQTAPTLPGLLSVRFPDVLQLSNVFADFKITMEIYGMPASREVLPHEIKYHIALGKKKTGSGSSKLLHTPKGLKSNSRLIMPPVQSPAGPQAVRSPSLTQYGFIIFSLKEIQRTSWTLNPISGCASPLDGTVNMRVNCELAVTVDYHGFLTMYEDVSGLGAWHRRWCRLQRHTINYWKYPDDEKRKAPIGSIDLQGCSTQRVGVAPRDICSRLNTLLLEFPRPARDDDVESLKIVRHGKTTIERYLLSADSKEERDEWCAHLNKTLALLKAWGASHVTSC encoded by the exons ATGGATCCTTTCACTCAG AACATACTTGAACGTGCGGAAAAGCGTGCGGCCGCACTTGGCATCACGAACACATCCAAGTTTCCGCTCTCGGAGTTTAACTACGAGGCGGACCAGCAGGGAGGTGCAGCGGGAGCTTCGCCCAAGAAAAAGTCGGTGGCGAAGAAGCATTCCGCACCGAAACCACCGCCTCCTACGACGACCGTTTCCACGCGGACGGCTACGGACGGTGAGCGTACGACGACGGTGGACATCGGTGGGCAGGACAATTGTGATTTGGCGCTTGAAATAAACATCACCACGAGCGCCAATCTGCAGGTCGATTTAGGCGTGAAGGAGCTGGAGAACGATGGAAGTGTTAAGAAGCAATGGGAACATAACATTGTGCGTGCGCTCGAAGGTGAAAAGGAGAACAGTGCCGAAGCGAAAAGCGTGATCCGCGATCAAAGCCGTAACCAGCTGCAGCGGCTTGGCACGCTGTACTCGGAGACGCAGGATCTATCCTCTCCGGTGCACCGGACCGAGGGTCGGTTTCATGAGGACGTAAAGCAGAGTAGTAATAAGCCGAAACCGAAGCTTGCGAAACTGGCAATGTTGGCCGATTCGATAAACAATTGGGAAGACGATACGTCGCATCCCGACATTACGCATCATCGTGAGACGATCGTGCCGGGTAGGGACAGGAAATCGCCcatcagcagctgcagcacccGTCAGCAAAGTCCGAGGCGCGGAGGAGAAACTAGGACTGGTGCCTCAGGCTCCTCGGCACCAGGTACAGGTGCAACTCCAAAAAAGTACCCTGCTCCTAATCCTCCGAAATCGATACTAACAGCCACCCAGAAGACGGGTAGCAATGATGGAGGCGAGCCATCATCAGGGGTGACAGGTAAACCGGCCCAAACCAAATCTCTTAAGTGGGATCAAAAGGTAATGGACACGCTCGAATCGCAAGGCTTTCAGCGGCGCGAATCAACCACCTCGAAGCTGGTGTACGACTACAAGGAAGACAAGAATGGCCAAAAAACGGACACCTATCGTGCTCCGGTAACGGCCTCGGCCGTGAGTTCTACCTCTCGCGAGCGGAACACCACCCAGGCCGATCAAGCTGATGCGGTCAAGAAATCGGCccctgtttcttcttcttcccagCCGAAGAAAGTTGCGGTTGGTGCACCGAAACCTGCCGGAGGTCTCGTTTCCGGGCGTGCTGCAATGTTTGAAAAATCGTCCGGACGGCGCCAATCGATCCTGAAACCGGGCCAGAAAGATCCCGCTGAAATGTCACTTAAAGAGCGGATGGCCATTTTCGAGAAGAACAAGGGAGCTGCACTGGTGCCGAAGGCTGCATTCGGTATTAGCCCTTCGATTCGGCAGATCACGGGACAGAAGGAGGGGAGTAAGTCGGGCTCTTCCGGATCGGGACCGATGTCCTGTGCTGCCATTCAGGGGTCTGGATTTGGGAGTATAACCCAGCAAGCAGCGAATAGCAGAGCGGTTGCACCTGCTTCACCGCAGAGCAAACCGAAGGTTGATCATGACAAAACGGCACCGAAAGTGGAGACGAAAGCGACCGGTTCCGCCATCCGTAACACGGTGGAGGCCCTCATGTCGGACACGAGCACGATTTCGCAGTCGGAAATATCGGAAGAGATCCGTCGGATGCGCCAGCAGGAGATGGAAATGCTGCTGAACCGGTTCACCAAACCGGCCGACATGTCGTCGGATACGATCGAGTACGAAGCGCAACCGATTCCATCTGCACCGCCGATGCCACCGGAGGGTTATCTAACGGGTAGCGGTCGGAAACAATCGAAACACTCGGCGGAAGGAAACAACGGTCATGGTGGACCGGCAGCGAAACGGCGCAGTG ACGGTACTAACGATAGTGCGGATGTGATGGCCGCTCTGGACGATGTGAAGCGCATCCGTGTTGGGCCGACGGCCAAGGATGGGCGAATGTATCCGGCACTGAGTGACATCGAAACGACGGCCACCGAATCGGGTGACGAGGGTGCGGTGGGTGATGATTACACCACTGCTACCGTATCCGGTTCGGAAGGGTCAGAGCGTGCCTACCGCACCTGTTACGGTGAGGCCGAGGACGGTGAACGGGAGTTGgccgaagaggaggaagaataTGACGAGGAGGAAGATAACGAACGGCATCAGTACGAGGTGGATGAGGATGACGACAG CTTCATGTACTCGGACGATGATGAAGAGGCCAACATTGCCAACGTGAGCCTGGGGCGCGAAATTCTACAAGCCGTCAAGCTCAACGATCGTCGTACTAGTCGTGGCCGTCGCCAAAGTCAAGAATGGAAC CAACAGGATGAAGTTGCCCAGGCGCAGGCCCCGAAGGGTGTGTCTTTCAGCCTGGATCATTCCGGTGTCAGCGATGGCACGGATCCGCTCGAAGACAGTGACCTGATCGATGCCTGCCTCGAGGAAGCTTTGGTTgacgaggaagaggaggaagaagacaGTGAAGCGTTTGATACACCC CGAAAGTCTTCAGTGTCGTCCAACAGTTTCTCCTACCAGAAGCACTCGGCGCGCGATCGTTGCGCCACCATCAACGAGGAAGAGTCGGCAAAGGATCCCAAAAGTGGTGCAAACAAGCGTAAGTCGGGTACGCCACGCAAGAGCCAAGTTGGTACCGTAGACTACAGTAGCCCGGTGCGGTCGGAGCTTCAAGTGAAGCCTTCGAAAGATGACGACGATATGGTCACGTTGGTCCACACCGTTAGCTTCTACCGacgccagcaacagcaaaactcAATGACCCCACGGAAGGTTCCACGTACGCCGGTGTCGATGAAAATGGCAGCAACCAACTCCTCGCCTAGAGCCGGAACGGTCGATTCTACCACCGCGGATGATTCGGACGCGGAGGAGGATGTATCCAGCACGGCTGAGTCTACCTCCACCGGTACGGAGGAGGGTGAATTTTTGGTCCAGGAAAAGGTGAAGAAACTTTTGGACGAAGTTTGCAAACAGCAAACGATCATAGCGCAAGCTAGCCAAGCGCTTAACCTATGTGCGGCCACGATTGAATTTTCCGGCTCGACCGAGTCGGCCGAAGGTGAACGTCATCTGCTCGTTGCAa CACACCGTCGACAGGCCATTTTGGACGAAGTACAACGGCTGCGCGTTGAGGGCTGCCTGCGACCGCCGGGTGCTCCCACCGAGAAGGGCCGTTTAACTGTGAAGGAAATTACGCTGCCGCTTAAGCAGGAGTACATGCGCAAGCTGGCGACGGATCAGATCAGTGGCCATAATTTGGTGTGTCTGCTGAAGTACAATGAAACAGTGTTGGCCACACAGACGGCACCGACACTGCCGGGGCTGCTATCGGTCCGTTTTCCCGATGTGCTACAGCTGAGCAATGTGTTTGCTGATTTTAAG ATAACGATGGAAATCTACGGCATGCCCGCTAGCCGCGAAGTGCTGCCCCATGAGATTAAGTACCACATTGCGCTGGGTAAAAAGAAAACTGGCAGTGGCTCGAGCAAGCTGTTGCACACCCCGAAAGGGTTGAAGAGCAATTCGCGCCTCATTATGCCACCGGTACAGTCGCCGGCCGGTCCGCAAGCCGTCCGGTCGCCTTCGCTCACACAGTACGGATTCATCATCTTTTCGCTGAAAGAGATCCAACGCACGAGCTGGACGCTGAATCCTATCTCCGGCTGTGCCAGCCCGCTCGATGGGACCGTCAATATGCGCGTAAACTGTGAGCTCGCGGTAACGGTGGACTACCATGGCTTTTTGACGATgtacgaggacgtgtcgggaCTGGGCGCCTGGCATCGGCGATGGTGTCGGTTGCAGCGCCACACGATCAACTACTGGAAGTATCCGGACGATGAGAAGCGGAAAGCACCGATCGGTAGCATCGATTTGCAGGGCTGCAGTACGCAGCGGGTTGGTGTTGCGCCGCGTGACATCTGTTCGCGCCTGAACACGCTGTTGTTGGAGTTCCCGCGCCCGGCACGGGATGACGATGTGGAATCGTTAAAAATCGTTCGCCACGGCAAAACTACTATCGAAAG ATATTTGCTTTCCGCAGACTCAAAGGAAGAGCGAGATGAATGGTGTGCCCATTTGAACAAAACATTGGCATTGTTGAAAGCTTGGGGTGCCAGCCACGTCACTAGCTGTTAG
- the LOC121598366 gene encoding anillin isoform X2 encodes MDPFTQNILERAEKRAAALGITNTSKFPLSEFNYEADQQGGAAGASPKKKSVAKKHSAPKPPPPTTTVSTRTATDGERTTTVDIGGQDNCDLALEINITTSANLQVDLGVKELENDGSVKKQWEHNIVRALEGEKENSAEAKSVIRDQSRNQLQRLGTLYSETQDLSSPVHRTEGRFHEDVKQSSNKPKPKLAKLAMLADSINNWEDDTSHPDITHHRETIVPGRDRKSPISSCSTRQQSPRRGGETRTGASGSSAPGTGATPKKYPAPNPPKSILTATQKTGSNDGGEPSSGVTGKPAQTKSLKWDQKVMDTLESQGFQRRESTTSKLVYDYKEDKNGQKTDTYRAPVTASAVSSTSRERNTTQADQADAVKKSAPVSSSSQPKKVAVGAPKPAGGLVSGRAAMFEKSSGRRQSILKPGQKDPAEMSLKERMAIFEKNKGAALVPKAAFGISPSIRQITGQKEGSKSGSSGSGPMSCAAIQGSGFGSITQQAANSRAVAPASPQSKPKVDHDKTAPKVETKATGSAIRNTVEALMSDTSTISQSEISEEIRRMRQQEMEMLLNRFTKPADMSSDTIEYEAQPIPSAPPMPPEGYLTGSGRKQSKHSAEGNNGHGGPAAKRRSDGTNDSADVMAALDDVKRIRVGPTAKDGRMYPALSDIETTATESGDEGAVGDDYTTATVSGSEGSERAYRTCYGEAEDGERELAEEEEEYDEEEDNERHQYEVDEDDDSFMYSDDDEEANIANVSLGREILQAVKLNDRRTSRGRRQSQEWNRKSSVSSNSFSYQKHSARDRCATINEEESAKDPKSGANKRKSGTPRKSQVGTVDYSSPVRSELQVKPSKDDDDMVTLVHTVSFYRRQQQQNSMTPRKVPRTPVSMKMAATNSSPRAGTVDSTTADDSDAEEDVSSTAESTSTGTEEGEFLVQEKVKKLLDEVCKQQTIIAQASQALNLCAATIEFSGSTESAEGERHLLVATHRRQAILDEVQRLRVEGCLRPPGAPTEKGRLTVKEITLPLKQEYMRKLATDQISGHNLVCLLKYNETVLATQTAPTLPGLLSVRFPDVLQLSNVFADFKITMEIYGMPASREVLPHEIKYHIALGKKKTGSGSSKLLHTPKGLKSNSRLIMPPVQSPAGPQAVRSPSLTQYGFIIFSLKEIQRTSWTLNPISGCASPLDGTVNMRVNCELAVTVDYHGFLTMYEDVSGLGAWHRRWCRLQRHTINYWKYPDDEKRKAPIGSIDLQGCSTQRVGVAPRDICSRLNTLLLEFPRPARDDDVESLKIVRHGKTTIERYLLSADSKEERDEWCAHLNKTLALLKAWGASHVTSC; translated from the exons ATGGATCCTTTCACTCAG AACATACTTGAACGTGCGGAAAAGCGTGCGGCCGCACTTGGCATCACGAACACATCCAAGTTTCCGCTCTCGGAGTTTAACTACGAGGCGGACCAGCAGGGAGGTGCAGCGGGAGCTTCGCCCAAGAAAAAGTCGGTGGCGAAGAAGCATTCCGCACCGAAACCACCGCCTCCTACGACGACCGTTTCCACGCGGACGGCTACGGACGGTGAGCGTACGACGACGGTGGACATCGGTGGGCAGGACAATTGTGATTTGGCGCTTGAAATAAACATCACCACGAGCGCCAATCTGCAGGTCGATTTAGGCGTGAAGGAGCTGGAGAACGATGGAAGTGTTAAGAAGCAATGGGAACATAACATTGTGCGTGCGCTCGAAGGTGAAAAGGAGAACAGTGCCGAAGCGAAAAGCGTGATCCGCGATCAAAGCCGTAACCAGCTGCAGCGGCTTGGCACGCTGTACTCGGAGACGCAGGATCTATCCTCTCCGGTGCACCGGACCGAGGGTCGGTTTCATGAGGACGTAAAGCAGAGTAGTAATAAGCCGAAACCGAAGCTTGCGAAACTGGCAATGTTGGCCGATTCGATAAACAATTGGGAAGACGATACGTCGCATCCCGACATTACGCATCATCGTGAGACGATCGTGCCGGGTAGGGACAGGAAATCGCCcatcagcagctgcagcacccGTCAGCAAAGTCCGAGGCGCGGAGGAGAAACTAGGACTGGTGCCTCAGGCTCCTCGGCACCAGGTACAGGTGCAACTCCAAAAAAGTACCCTGCTCCTAATCCTCCGAAATCGATACTAACAGCCACCCAGAAGACGGGTAGCAATGATGGAGGCGAGCCATCATCAGGGGTGACAGGTAAACCGGCCCAAACCAAATCTCTTAAGTGGGATCAAAAGGTAATGGACACGCTCGAATCGCAAGGCTTTCAGCGGCGCGAATCAACCACCTCGAAGCTGGTGTACGACTACAAGGAAGACAAGAATGGCCAAAAAACGGACACCTATCGTGCTCCGGTAACGGCCTCGGCCGTGAGTTCTACCTCTCGCGAGCGGAACACCACCCAGGCCGATCAAGCTGATGCGGTCAAGAAATCGGCccctgtttcttcttcttcccagCCGAAGAAAGTTGCGGTTGGTGCACCGAAACCTGCCGGAGGTCTCGTTTCCGGGCGTGCTGCAATGTTTGAAAAATCGTCCGGACGGCGCCAATCGATCCTGAAACCGGGCCAGAAAGATCCCGCTGAAATGTCACTTAAAGAGCGGATGGCCATTTTCGAGAAGAACAAGGGAGCTGCACTGGTGCCGAAGGCTGCATTCGGTATTAGCCCTTCGATTCGGCAGATCACGGGACAGAAGGAGGGGAGTAAGTCGGGCTCTTCCGGATCGGGACCGATGTCCTGTGCTGCCATTCAGGGGTCTGGATTTGGGAGTATAACCCAGCAAGCAGCGAATAGCAGAGCGGTTGCACCTGCTTCACCGCAGAGCAAACCGAAGGTTGATCATGACAAAACGGCACCGAAAGTGGAGACGAAAGCGACCGGTTCCGCCATCCGTAACACGGTGGAGGCCCTCATGTCGGACACGAGCACGATTTCGCAGTCGGAAATATCGGAAGAGATCCGTCGGATGCGCCAGCAGGAGATGGAAATGCTGCTGAACCGGTTCACCAAACCGGCCGACATGTCGTCGGATACGATCGAGTACGAAGCGCAACCGATTCCATCTGCACCGCCGATGCCACCGGAGGGTTATCTAACGGGTAGCGGTCGGAAACAATCGAAACACTCGGCGGAAGGAAACAACGGTCATGGTGGACCGGCAGCGAAACGGCGCAGTG ACGGTACTAACGATAGTGCGGATGTGATGGCCGCTCTGGACGATGTGAAGCGCATCCGTGTTGGGCCGACGGCCAAGGATGGGCGAATGTATCCGGCACTGAGTGACATCGAAACGACGGCCACCGAATCGGGTGACGAGGGTGCGGTGGGTGATGATTACACCACTGCTACCGTATCCGGTTCGGAAGGGTCAGAGCGTGCCTACCGCACCTGTTACGGTGAGGCCGAGGACGGTGAACGGGAGTTGgccgaagaggaggaagaataTGACGAGGAGGAAGATAACGAACGGCATCAGTACGAGGTGGATGAGGATGACGACAG CTTCATGTACTCGGACGATGATGAAGAGGCCAACATTGCCAACGTGAGCCTGGGGCGCGAAATTCTACAAGCCGTCAAGCTCAACGATCGTCGTACTAGTCGTGGCCGTCGCCAAAGTCAAGAATGGAAC CGAAAGTCTTCAGTGTCGTCCAACAGTTTCTCCTACCAGAAGCACTCGGCGCGCGATCGTTGCGCCACCATCAACGAGGAAGAGTCGGCAAAGGATCCCAAAAGTGGTGCAAACAAGCGTAAGTCGGGTACGCCACGCAAGAGCCAAGTTGGTACCGTAGACTACAGTAGCCCGGTGCGGTCGGAGCTTCAAGTGAAGCCTTCGAAAGATGACGACGATATGGTCACGTTGGTCCACACCGTTAGCTTCTACCGacgccagcaacagcaaaactcAATGACCCCACGGAAGGTTCCACGTACGCCGGTGTCGATGAAAATGGCAGCAACCAACTCCTCGCCTAGAGCCGGAACGGTCGATTCTACCACCGCGGATGATTCGGACGCGGAGGAGGATGTATCCAGCACGGCTGAGTCTACCTCCACCGGTACGGAGGAGGGTGAATTTTTGGTCCAGGAAAAGGTGAAGAAACTTTTGGACGAAGTTTGCAAACAGCAAACGATCATAGCGCAAGCTAGCCAAGCGCTTAACCTATGTGCGGCCACGATTGAATTTTCCGGCTCGACCGAGTCGGCCGAAGGTGAACGTCATCTGCTCGTTGCAa CACACCGTCGACAGGCCATTTTGGACGAAGTACAACGGCTGCGCGTTGAGGGCTGCCTGCGACCGCCGGGTGCTCCCACCGAGAAGGGCCGTTTAACTGTGAAGGAAATTACGCTGCCGCTTAAGCAGGAGTACATGCGCAAGCTGGCGACGGATCAGATCAGTGGCCATAATTTGGTGTGTCTGCTGAAGTACAATGAAACAGTGTTGGCCACACAGACGGCACCGACACTGCCGGGGCTGCTATCGGTCCGTTTTCCCGATGTGCTACAGCTGAGCAATGTGTTTGCTGATTTTAAG ATAACGATGGAAATCTACGGCATGCCCGCTAGCCGCGAAGTGCTGCCCCATGAGATTAAGTACCACATTGCGCTGGGTAAAAAGAAAACTGGCAGTGGCTCGAGCAAGCTGTTGCACACCCCGAAAGGGTTGAAGAGCAATTCGCGCCTCATTATGCCACCGGTACAGTCGCCGGCCGGTCCGCAAGCCGTCCGGTCGCCTTCGCTCACACAGTACGGATTCATCATCTTTTCGCTGAAAGAGATCCAACGCACGAGCTGGACGCTGAATCCTATCTCCGGCTGTGCCAGCCCGCTCGATGGGACCGTCAATATGCGCGTAAACTGTGAGCTCGCGGTAACGGTGGACTACCATGGCTTTTTGACGATgtacgaggacgtgtcgggaCTGGGCGCCTGGCATCGGCGATGGTGTCGGTTGCAGCGCCACACGATCAACTACTGGAAGTATCCGGACGATGAGAAGCGGAAAGCACCGATCGGTAGCATCGATTTGCAGGGCTGCAGTACGCAGCGGGTTGGTGTTGCGCCGCGTGACATCTGTTCGCGCCTGAACACGCTGTTGTTGGAGTTCCCGCGCCCGGCACGGGATGACGATGTGGAATCGTTAAAAATCGTTCGCCACGGCAAAACTACTATCGAAAG ATATTTGCTTTCCGCAGACTCAAAGGAAGAGCGAGATGAATGGTGTGCCCATTTGAACAAAACATTGGCATTGTTGAAAGCTTGGGGTGCCAGCCACGTCACTAGCTGTTAG
- the LOC121600520 gene encoding uncharacterized protein LOC121600520 — translation MQSRCSLAIMKLTWGLVVTLGTLAGLPACDAVAAESPEPASLLRPRDVNPHPYQHAYEGIAIFDRNLITNSEKFTQNLLNQGPVQFPRLRDGSSVNALPYPYETLALKERHQKMVRFSGADGQTVKPAYQALAKHAARVLGKSYAVEDIDSLNEAATDVKKNYVFSYAVKDTASGDDFSHTQQQHQDGAVKGSYKVHLPDGRMQIVKYIADNNGYRADVTYENEPAGVVPASAVASAAATAQAAPVAPTGPVSPIAYQRYYANTAVQQPQQQYITHQIRPARLYYATQNPTQIPAPFYPTQLRPSDVKIHSYNTAPHAGAVIASTTTQATPVAGAYLAAFPAAGNLAYIATAPVNGGPIRTLQLQSNGGGAAGTIAVPVTAIPLAAYRDINVPPSPPVQPLGVAFASAGRRTTVYADQARVSPQGSGTLQQVIYQQQQQQQSQQQPAQLQQSLDYGYVQIPVDNRVYKRNTDHSTEVMAGSKAPKNAAQKPRNQTKRHQQEQKTL, via the exons ATGCAGTCAAGGTGTTCATTGGCAATCATGAAG CTTACTTGGGGCTTGGTGGTGACGCTTGGCACGCTCGCAGGGCTCCCTGCATGTGACGCCGTGGCGGCCGAATCACCCGAGCCGGCATCACTGCTGCGGCCTCGTGACGTCAATCCACACCCGTACCAGCACGCCTACGAGGGTATCGCCATCTTCGACCGGAACCTCATTACCAACAGCGAGAAATTCACCCAAAATCTGCTCAA CCAAGGTCCCGTGCAGTTCCCACGGCTGCGAGACGGAAGCTCGGTTAACGCACTGCCCTACCCGTACGAAACGCTTGCCCTGAAGGAACGCCACCAGAAGATGGTACGGTTTTCCGGTGCCGATGGCCAGACGGTGAAACCGGCGTATCAAGCGTTGGCCAAACATGCGGCCCGTGTGCTCGGCAAGAGCTATGCCGTGGAAGACATCGATAGCCTCAAT GAGGCGGCTACGGACGTTAAGAAAAATTATGTATTTTCATACGCCGTCAAGGATACGGCCTCGGGTGATGATTTTTCGcacacccagcagcagcatcaggaTGGCGCAGTCAAGGGCAGCTACAAGGTGCACCTTCCCGATGGACGCATGCAGATCGTCAAGTACATCGCCGACAACAATGGCTACCGTGCGGACGTTACCTATGAAAATGAACCTGCGGGTGTTGTTCCGGCATCAGCagtagcatcagcagcagcaacggcacaAGCGGCACCAGTGGCTCCCACTGGACCGGTCAGTCCCATCGCCTACCAGAGGTACTACGCAAACACTGCCGTGCAGCAACCACAGCAACAATATATCACGCACCAGATTAGACCAGCTCGATTGTACTATGCCACACAAAATCCGACCCAAATTCCGGCTCCTTTCTACCCTACCCAACTCCGACCGAGTGATGTGAAGATTCACAGCTACAACACGGCTCCCCATGCCGGTGCAGTGATCGCTTCGACGACCACCCAGGCGACCCCCGTTGCTGGAGCATATTTGGCCGCCTTCCCGGCAGCGGGCAACCTAGCGTACATTGCAACAGCACCCGTAAACGGTGGACCGATCAGAACGCTACAGCTGCAATCgaacggtggtggtgctgccggCACGATAGCAGTCCCCGTAACAGCAATTCCGCTGGCAGCGTACCGTGACATCAATGTGCCACCGTCACCACCCGTCCAGCCGCTTGGTGTAGCGTTCGCTTCGGCCGGTAGACGTACGACGGTTTATGCTGATCAAGCGCGTGTTTCGCCCCAAGGTTCGGGCACGCTACAACAAGTGatctaccagcagcagcagcagcagcaatcgcaaCAGCAGCCTGCACAACTCCAACAAAGCTTGGACTACGGGTACGTGCAGATTCCAGTTGACAATCGGGTGTACAAACGAAACACGGATCACAGCACGGAGGTAATGGCCGGTTCTAAGGCACCTAAGAATGCGGCGCAAAAGCCGCGGAATCAAACCAAACGCCACCAGCAGGAGCAGAAAACGCTGTAA
- the LOC121600524 gene encoding HIG1 domain family member 1A, mitochondrial-like, with protein MSGKVPSFDETHSDKLARKARESPFMPIGIAGLVAVCAIGAYKYKHRGAMSTSVFLMQLRVAAQGTVVAALSIGLGYTMANEYIFNKKDD; from the coding sequence ATGAGCGGTAAGGTTCCATCGTTCGACGAGACCCACTCGGATAAACTTGCCCGCAAGGCCCGGGAGTCCCCTTTCATGCCGATCGGTATAGCCGGACTGGTGGCGGTGTGTGCGATCGGTGCATACAAGTACAAACACCGAGGAGCTATGTCCACGTCCGTGTTTCTGATGCAGCTGCGAGTGGCGGCCCAAGGCACGGTGGTCGCCGCCCTATCTATAGGTCTCGGCTACACGATGGCCAACGAATACATCTTTAACAAAAAAGACGACTAA